A genomic region of Bacteroidales bacterium contains the following coding sequences:
- a CDS encoding transposase — translation MSSGYRISDQNKTYFLTFQIVGWVDLFTRKVYRDIVIDSLKFCQEKKGLNLFAYVIMSNHMHLLAQSENDDLSGIIRDFKRFTSRQFIDFIENGSESRRDWLRVVFAYHGMLKSNQENQIWTHENHAELIYSQKFIEQKVNYIHNNPVKSGIVVKPEDYLYSSARNYADLESVIDVIKVDFIWKTY, via the coding sequence ATGTCTTCAGGTTACAGGATATCAGACCAGAATAAAACCTACTTTCTTACATTTCAAATTGTCGGTTGGGTTGATCTTTTTACACGTAAAGTCTATCGTGACATTGTAATTGATAGCCTGAAATTTTGTCAAGAGAAAAAAGGACTTAACCTTTTTGCTTATGTGATCATGTCGAATCATATGCATCTTTTAGCGCAAAGTGAAAATGATGACCTGAGTGGTATTATCAGAGATTTTAAAAGATTCACGAGTAGGCAGTTCATTGATTTTATTGAAAATGGTAGCGAAAGCCGAAGAGATTGGTTGAGGGTAGTTTTTGCATATCACGGCATGCTAAAGAGCAATCAGGAAAATCAAATATGGACACACGAAAACCACGCTGAGCTGATTTATAGTCAAAAGTTCATCGAACAGAAGGTTAACTATATCCATAACAATCCGGTTAAGAGTGGGATTGTCGTAAAGCCCGAAGACTATCTTTATTCAAGTGCAAGGAATTATGCCGATTTAGAATCGGTGATTGATGTAATTAAAGTGGACTTTATCTGGAAAACCTACTGA
- a CDS encoding lysylphosphatidylglycerol synthase transmembrane domain-containing protein — MTHQEHKILRIFKFRRVIIPVLLGLGVVAFLVFRDFDPEPFYKIRWTYYSSLWIFIAILMMVTRDVAYMYRIRLLTDKQLSWRRAFDVIMLWEFASSVTPSVVGGSAAALFIVSKEGISPGRSTAIVMITALLDELFYITMVPVIFLLVGARTLFTSAKSYLFMNTQLGVEGIFLLGYIFIVALTAIISYGVFIRPRGFKWILLRVFKLPFLRKWRPKAGEAGDDIITTSHEMRGKPILFWFRAYLSTFISWTARFWVVNFLIMSVTPVSQHLLIYARQLVMWVILLISPTPGSSGVAEYLFSDFLGDFIPIGLTVVLALLWRVVSYYPYIFIGAIVLPNWVKRVFNLK, encoded by the coding sequence ATGACGCATCAGGAGCATAAGATTCTGCGCATTTTCAAATTCCGCCGGGTTATCATTCCGGTACTATTAGGGCTGGGTGTGGTGGCTTTTCTGGTGTTTCGCGACTTCGACCCGGAGCCATTCTACAAAATCCGCTGGACCTACTATTCATCGCTGTGGATATTTATAGCCATACTGATGATGGTAACGCGCGACGTTGCCTACATGTATCGCATAAGGCTGCTCACCGACAAGCAACTGTCGTGGCGGCGTGCATTTGATGTAATTATGCTTTGGGAGTTTGCCTCTTCGGTAACGCCGAGCGTGGTGGGAGGATCGGCGGCGGCGCTGTTTATCGTCAGCAAGGAAGGCATCAGCCCGGGGCGCTCTACGGCCATAGTAATGATCACTGCGCTGCTCGACGAACTGTTTTATATCACCATGGTTCCGGTGATCTTTCTTTTGGTTGGGGCTCGTACTCTTTTCACCAGCGCCAAGAGTTACCTTTTTATGAATACGCAACTGGGTGTGGAGGGCATCTTTTTGTTGGGATACATTTTCATTGTGGCGCTTACTGCCATCATCTCTTACGGTGTGTTTATCCGTCCGCGTGGCTTCAAATGGATTTTGCTCAGGGTCTTTAAATTGCCGTTTTTGCGCAAGTGGCGTCCCAAGGCTGGTGAAGCCGGCGACGACATCATCACTACCTCACACGAGATGCGCGGCAAACCCATTCTTTTCTGGTTCAGAGCCTACCTGTCGACGTTCATCTCCTGGACAGCGCGCTTCTGGGTAGTAAATTTCCTTATCATGAGCGTTACGCCGGTGAGCCAGCATCTGCTCATCTATGCACGTCAGCTGGTGATGTGGGTAATTCTGCTCATCAGTCCTACACCCGGCAGCAGTGGCGTGGCCGAATACCTCTTCTCCGACTTCCTGGGCGACTTTATTCCCATCGGCCTCACAGTAGTGCTGGCTTTACTTTGGCGTGTCGTGAGCTATTATCCCTATATCTTCATCGGCGCCATTGTCCTCCCCAATTGGGTAAAACGTGTGTTTAATCTGAAGTGA
- a CDS encoding Hsp20/alpha crystallin family protein, translating to MTMMRFNPHSELADLFDDLFGNQKREKMERRQYDCSPSTNILETNDDFKLQVAIPGVKKEDVKIDLEKNILNISSEKKAEETTKENEKYTRQEFAFGTFCRSFTLPETIDTDKIKAEVKDGILTVTLPKKEETRISKQINIK from the coding sequence ATGACAATGATGAGATTTAATCCACATTCAGAACTTGCCGATTTGTTTGACGACTTGTTTGGCAATCAGAAAAGAGAAAAAATGGAGCGCCGTCAGTACGACTGCTCACCGTCGACTAACATCCTGGAGACCAACGATGATTTTAAACTTCAGGTGGCCATTCCAGGCGTGAAAAAAGAGGATGTAAAAATTGATCTTGAAAAGAACATCCTGAACATCTCTTCCGAAAAGAAAGCTGAAGAAACCACCAAAGAAAACGAGAAATACACCCGCCAGGAGTTTGCTTTTGGCACTTTCTGCCGCTCGTTTACGCTGCCCGAAACCATCGACACCGACAAGATAAAAGCCGAAGTGAAAGATGGAATCCTCACAGTAACACTTCCCAAGAAAGAGGAAACACGCATCAGCAAACAAATCAACATCAAATAA
- the sufD gene encoding Fe-S cluster assembly protein SufD, translated as MEINTDKMTLRQQMTQLFEQHQQLITRHDTPAITRRRQEAFGVFDEIGFPNARIENWRNTDVSKVLEHDYNYYLEPALNEKVDLDHIFECNIPHLKTEMISQLNGWYISGNGSSLHQRSDGVVIGSLADAFQKYPELVGEHYGKIAFDKKNGFVALNNAFASDGVFIYVPDNVQVEMPLQVVNIIHHNENIFVMNHNLVILGKNSSLQLVQCDDSVDQQRSLINTVTEVFIGANASLDHYKLQNKNDVSTLINTMFFDLQRDARLSTNAITLNGGLIRNENHVTLSGTGCEANVLGVYLVDKEQHVDNHVFIDHAFPNCYSNELFKGIVDDMAHAVFNGHILVRRDAQKTNAYQNNKNIMLTDKAVVNTKPFLEIYADDVKCSHGATIGQLDEQAMFYLKSRGIGEDNARMLLMYAFAAEVINTIRIEPLKIRIDDMIKKRLRGELSICEQCVLHCSSSEKEIKFDIDMSKV; from the coding sequence ATGGAAATTAACACAGATAAAATGACATTGCGTCAACAGATGACGCAGCTTTTTGAGCAGCATCAGCAGCTGATTACCCGCCACGATACACCCGCAATTACACGGCGGCGTCAGGAGGCGTTCGGGGTTTTCGATGAGATCGGTTTTCCGAATGCACGTATCGAAAACTGGCGCAACACTGACGTTAGCAAGGTGCTCGAGCATGATTATAATTACTACCTCGAGCCTGCCTTAAATGAAAAGGTGGATTTGGATCACATTTTCGAATGTAACATCCCGCATCTGAAAACGGAGATGATTTCGCAGCTCAACGGCTGGTATATCTCCGGCAACGGCTCCTCATTGCACCAGCGTAGCGATGGCGTTGTCATAGGTAGTCTGGCCGATGCTTTTCAGAAATATCCTGAACTCGTAGGGGAGCACTATGGTAAAATTGCTTTTGATAAGAAAAATGGTTTTGTGGCGCTCAACAACGCTTTTGCCAGCGACGGTGTGTTTATCTATGTTCCCGACAATGTGCAGGTAGAGATGCCGTTGCAGGTGGTCAACATTATTCATCACAACGAAAATATATTTGTGATGAATCATAACCTGGTAATTCTGGGCAAAAACAGCAGCCTTCAGTTGGTTCAGTGCGACGACTCGGTAGATCAACAGCGAAGTCTCATCAATACGGTGACGGAAGTATTTATTGGTGCCAATGCCTCGCTCGATCACTATAAATTGCAAAACAAAAACGACGTCTCCACGCTCATCAACACCATGTTTTTCGATTTGCAACGCGATGCCCGTCTTTCGACCAATGCCATTACCCTCAACGGTGGACTGATTCGCAACGAAAACCACGTGACGCTGAGCGGCACCGGTTGTGAGGCCAACGTGCTGGGCGTGTATTTGGTAGATAAAGAGCAGCATGTGGATAACCACGTTTTTATCGATCATGCGTTTCCAAACTGCTATAGCAATGAACTTTTCAAAGGTATTGTCGACGACATGGCTCACGCTGTTTTTAATGGTCATATCTTGGTGCGTCGCGATGCGCAGAAAACAAATGCCTACCAGAACAACAAGAACATCATGCTTACCGACAAAGCTGTGGTGAACACCAAACCTTTTTTGGAGATTTATGCCGACGACGTGAAATGTAGCCATGGCGCCACCATCGGCCAGCTTGATGAGCAAGCCATGTTTTATCTCAAGTCGCGTGGCATTGGTGAAGATAACGCCCGCATGCTGCTGATGTATGCTTTTGCCGCCGAGGTGATAAACACCATACGCATAGAGCCGCTGAAGATACGCATCGACGACATGATAAAAAAACGTCTGCGCGGCGAGCTTTCCATCTGCGAACAATGCGTTTTGCATTGCTCATCGTCGGAGAAAGAGATAAAATTTGATATCGATATGAGCAAGGTGTAA
- the sufC gene encoding Fe-S cluster assembly ATPase SufC → MLSIKNLHISIAGREIIKGLDLEVKAGEVHAIMGPNGSGKSTLAAVIAGREGIYDVTEGEIYYKGRNINELNIEERAREGIFLGFQYPVEIPGVSITNFMRTAINEIRQYKGLEQISAGEFLKLMDSAKKLVGIQTKLTTRSVNEGFSGGEKKKNEIFQMAMLRPQLAILDETDSGLDIDALKVVANGVNALKTDENATVVITHYQRLLDYIVPDFVHVLFDGKIVKSGGKELALELEAKGYDWLKD, encoded by the coding sequence ATGTTATCAATCAAAAATTTGCATATATCCATTGCCGGACGCGAAATCATCAAAGGTCTCGATTTGGAAGTTAAAGCTGGTGAGGTGCACGCCATCATGGGACCCAACGGATCCGGCAAATCAACTCTTGCTGCGGTGATTGCAGGCCGCGAAGGAATTTACGACGTCACCGAAGGAGAGATATACTACAAAGGCAGAAACATCAACGAACTGAATATCGAAGAGCGCGCGCGCGAAGGCATCTTTCTTGGGTTTCAATATCCGGTGGAAATTCCGGGAGTGAGCATCACCAACTTTATGCGGACAGCTATCAATGAGATACGACAATACAAAGGCCTGGAGCAGATTTCTGCCGGCGAATTTCTCAAGCTGATGGACAGCGCCAAGAAGTTGGTGGGCATTCAGACCAAGCTTACCACTCGCTCGGTAAACGAAGGGTTTTCGGGTGGTGAGAAGAAAAAAAATGAAATTTTTCAGATGGCCATGCTGCGCCCCCAGCTTGCCATACTCGACGAAACCGATTCGGGGCTCGATATCGACGCCCTAAAAGTTGTGGCCAACGGCGTGAACGCGCTGAAAACCGACGAGAATGCAACGGTTGTTATTACGCACTACCAGCGCCTGCTCGACTATATCGTGCCCGACTTTGTGCATGTACTTTTTGATGGTAAAATTGTAAAATCCGGTGGTAAAGAACTGGCTCTGGAACTCGAGGCCAAAGGCTACGACTGGTTGAAAGACTAA
- the sufB gene encoding Fe-S cluster assembly protein SufB → MANDENKLIDDFTKSEYKYGFYTDIEMEMAPPGLNENTVRFISAKKLEPEWLLEFRLKAFRHWLTLEEPDWAHIHHPPIDYQDIIYYAAPKKNELASLDEVDPELIDTFNKLGISLEEQKRLSGVAVDAVIDSVSVKTTFTKTLSKLGIIFCSFSDAVQNHPELVRQYMASVVPYTDNYFAALNSAVFSDGSFCYIPKDVRCPVELSTYFRINAANTGQFERTLIIGDEGSYVSYLEGCTAPMRDENQLHAAIVEIVALKDAEVKYSTVQNWYPGNSKGEGGIYNFVTKRGICRGANSKISWTQVETGSAITWKYPSCILLGDNSVGEFYSVAVTNNYQQADTGSKMIHLGKNTRSTIISKGISAGHSNNSYRGLVRMSRRADNARNFSQCDSLLLGDKCGAHTFPYIHNENKSSIVEHEATTSKISEDQLFYCKQRGVSEEGAIGLIVNGYAKEVLRKLPMEFAVEAQKLLAISLEGSVG, encoded by the coding sequence ATGGCGAATGACGAAAATAAACTGATCGACGATTTCACGAAAAGTGAATACAAATACGGTTTTTACACCGACATCGAAATGGAGATGGCCCCTCCCGGGCTCAACGAAAATACCGTTCGTTTTATCTCTGCCAAAAAGCTTGAGCCGGAATGGTTGCTTGAATTCAGGCTGAAGGCTTTTCGTCACTGGCTTACACTGGAGGAGCCGGACTGGGCGCACATCCATCATCCGCCCATCGACTACCAGGACATTATTTACTACGCTGCTCCCAAAAAGAATGAACTTGCCAGCCTGGACGAAGTAGATCCTGAGCTGATCGATACTTTCAACAAGCTTGGTATTTCGCTTGAAGAGCAAAAGCGACTCTCCGGCGTAGCTGTGGATGCTGTGATTGACAGTGTTTCGGTGAAGACCACTTTTACAAAAACACTTTCAAAGCTGGGTATTATCTTTTGCAGTTTCAGCGACGCAGTACAAAACCATCCGGAGCTGGTGCGCCAATACATGGCCAGCGTGGTGCCGTACACTGATAATTATTTTGCCGCTCTCAACTCGGCGGTTTTCTCAGATGGCTCTTTTTGTTACATCCCCAAAGATGTGCGCTGTCCGGTGGAGCTTTCTACTTATTTCCGTATTAATGCAGCCAACACCGGCCAGTTTGAGCGCACGCTCATCATCGGCGACGAAGGCAGCTACGTTAGCTATCTGGAAGGATGTACTGCACCGATGCGCGACGAAAATCAGTTGCATGCGGCCATTGTAGAGATTGTGGCGCTCAAAGATGCTGAGGTGAAATACTCGACAGTGCAAAACTGGTATCCCGGCAACTCCAAAGGCGAAGGCGGCATTTATAATTTCGTTACTAAGCGGGGCATCTGCCGTGGCGCCAACAGCAAGATATCATGGACGCAGGTAGAAACCGGTTCGGCCATTACATGGAAATATCCCAGTTGCATCCTCTTGGGCGACAATTCGGTGGGCGAGTTTTATTCGGTGGCCGTTACCAACAATTACCAGCAGGCCGACACCGGCAGCAAGATGATACACCTGGGTAAGAATACCCGCAGCACCATTATTTCCAAAGGCATCTCGGCCGGCCACAGCAACAACAGCTACCGCGGATTGGTTCGTATGAGCCGTCGTGCCGACAATGCCCGTAATTTTTCGCAATGCGACTCACTGCTGCTGGGCGACAAATGCGGTGCACATACTTTTCCGTACATTCATAACGAAAACAAATCCTCTATTGTGGAGCACGAAGCTACCACTTCCAAAATTTCGGAAGACCAGCTTTTTTATTGCAAACAGCGCGGTGTAAGCGAGGAGGGCGCAATCGGACTTATCGTGAATGGCTACGCCAAAGAGGTGCTGCGAAAGCTGCCCATGGAATTTGCCGTGGAAGCTCAAAAACTTCTGGCCATTAGCCTGGAAGGCAGTGTAGGGTAG
- the thiL gene encoding thiamine-phosphate kinase, with protein MFRDKNEKKTDIASLGEFGLIDHLTEGIVHRQPTTIKGVGDDAAVIDAGEKYLLVTKDLLLEGIHFDLTYYPLSHLGYKAISVNLSDICAMNGTPHQVVVGIGLSSRFPLEAVEELYKGMYAACEKYGVDMVGGDTTSSVQGLVLSVTALGMVDKDKVVYRGGASENDLLCVSGDLGGAYAGLLVLEREKAVFKANPEMQPDLEGHDYILERQLKPEARLDIVRMLADIGIKPTSMIDISDGLASETKHLCKHSDTGCAVYEEKIPIDQSTYDTARSFKMDPTTYTMNGGEDYELLFTISPDAYEKVKNLAEITVIGHMTEKGEGIRLITRSGPVVPIEAQGWDHLKKESK; from the coding sequence ATGTTTAGAGATAAAAACGAGAAGAAAACGGATATCGCCAGTCTGGGCGAGTTTGGATTGATAGACCACCTCACGGAAGGAATTGTGCACCGGCAACCTACTACCATCAAAGGAGTAGGCGACGATGCTGCCGTGATTGATGCCGGCGAGAAATACCTGCTGGTGACCAAAGACTTGTTGCTGGAGGGAATTCATTTTGATCTGACCTATTATCCGCTAAGTCATTTGGGCTACAAAGCCATCAGCGTGAACCTTTCGGATATCTGTGCGATGAACGGCACGCCACATCAAGTGGTGGTAGGCATTGGCTTGTCGAGCCGCTTTCCGCTCGAAGCCGTCGAAGAACTTTACAAGGGCATGTATGCTGCCTGCGAAAAATATGGTGTGGACATGGTTGGCGGCGACACTACCAGCAGCGTGCAGGGGCTTGTACTTTCGGTGACGGCGCTTGGGATGGTAGATAAGGATAAAGTAGTTTATCGCGGCGGCGCCAGTGAAAACGATCTGCTTTGCGTTTCAGGCGACCTGGGTGGAGCCTATGCCGGACTGCTGGTACTCGAGCGCGAAAAAGCCGTCTTCAAAGCCAATCCCGAAATGCAACCCGACCTCGAAGGCCACGACTATATCCTCGAACGGCAACTAAAACCCGAGGCGCGGCTCGACATCGTTCGCATGCTGGCCGACATCGGCATAAAACCCACCTCGATGATTGATATTTCTGACGGATTGGCTTCGGAAACAAAACATCTCTGCAAACATTCCGACACCGGCTGCGCAGTGTATGAAGAGAAAATCCCGATAGATCAATCCACTTACGATACCGCCCGCAGCTTTAAGATGGATCCGACAACCTATACCATGAATGGCGGCGAAGACTACGAGCTACTTTTCACCATCAGTCCCGACGCTTACGAAAAAGTAAAAAACCTGGCAGAGATAACCGTAATCGGCCACATGACTGAAAAAGGCGAAGGCATCCGGCTCATCACCCGCTCCGGCCCCGTAGTGCCCATCGAAGCGCAGGGATGGGATCATTTGAAAAAGGAATCGAAATAG
- the uvrC gene encoding excinuclease ABC subunit UvrC — protein sequence MINPHIEKLDPIIRTLPDKPGVYQYFDDKGKIIYIGKAKSLRKRVSSYFNKDSGKSGKTSVMVRKIFEIRHIVVDTELDALLLENNLIKKYQPRYNVNLKDDKSFPWICIKNERFPRVFSTRNIIQDGSEYYGPYASVKIMNTLLGLIRQLYPLRTCKHNLSEKNIAAGKFKICLEYHLGNCLGPCEGLQTDEDYQKNLNCIRELIKGNISSVLTQLRRLMLEYAEAMEFEKAQAIKEKIELLEKYQSKSLVVNPKIHDVDVFSIITDNDTGVVNYLKIIDGAIVQAHTVEMKKKLDEDAQELLSLAVADFRQRFKSSSTEVLLPFALGLELPGITLTIPKIGDKRHLVELSERNAKYYMLEKRKQSELVDPERHSKRILATMKKDLRMRELPSHIECFDNSNIQGDYGVAAMVCFKNAKPSKKDYRHYIIKTVEGPNDFASMEEVIHRRYRRLLDEEQSLPQLIVVDGGKGQLSAAVKSLEELGLRGVITIIGIAERLEELYYPDDPVPLHLDKKSETLRVIQHLRDEAHRFGITHYRKRHEKGVIKTELVQIKGIGESYARKLLTHFKSVKKIKEAPLEEVQQVIGKAKGAVVYNHFAKQ from the coding sequence ATCATTAATCCCCACATAGAAAAGCTGGACCCCATCATCCGGACACTTCCGGATAAACCGGGCGTGTATCAGTATTTCGATGACAAGGGAAAGATCATCTACATCGGCAAAGCCAAGTCGTTGCGCAAGCGTGTTTCATCCTATTTTAATAAAGACAGCGGAAAAAGCGGCAAAACTTCGGTGATGGTACGCAAGATTTTCGAAATCCGCCACATCGTCGTCGACACTGAACTGGATGCGCTATTGCTCGAAAATAATTTGATAAAAAAATACCAGCCACGCTACAACGTCAACCTCAAAGACGACAAGTCGTTCCCGTGGATTTGCATCAAAAACGAACGCTTCCCGCGCGTATTTTCAACGCGCAATATAATACAGGATGGCTCAGAATATTATGGCCCTTACGCCAGCGTAAAAATCATGAACACGCTGCTGGGACTTATCCGCCAGCTCTACCCATTACGTACCTGCAAGCACAATCTCTCCGAAAAAAATATTGCTGCCGGCAAATTTAAAATCTGTCTGGAATATCATCTGGGCAACTGCCTGGGGCCCTGCGAGGGTTTACAAACCGACGAGGATTACCAAAAAAACCTTAACTGCATCCGCGAACTCATCAAGGGAAACATCAGCTCGGTACTAACGCAGCTTCGCCGCCTCATGCTCGAATACGCCGAAGCCATGGAGTTTGAAAAGGCGCAAGCCATAAAAGAAAAGATAGAGCTGCTCGAGAAATATCAAAGCAAGTCGCTGGTAGTAAATCCTAAAATTCACGATGTGGATGTATTTTCTATCATCACCGACAACGACACCGGTGTTGTAAACTACCTGAAGATAATCGATGGCGCCATCGTGCAGGCACACACCGTGGAGATGAAAAAGAAACTCGACGAAGATGCACAGGAGCTGCTCTCGCTGGCGGTAGCCGATTTCAGGCAACGCTTTAAAAGCTCATCCACCGAGGTGTTGCTACCTTTTGCCCTCGGCCTGGAGCTACCCGGCATCACGCTTACCATTCCTAAAATTGGCGACAAAAGGCATCTGGTGGAGCTTTCGGAACGCAATGCCAAATACTATATGCTCGAAAAACGCAAACAAAGTGAGCTGGTAGACCCGGAACGGCACAGCAAACGCATTCTGGCCACCATGAAGAAAGACCTGCGCATGCGTGAACTACCCTCACACATCGAGTGCTTCGACAACTCTAACATACAGGGCGATTACGGAGTGGCTGCTATGGTGTGTTTTAAAAATGCCAAACCCAGCAAGAAAGATTACCGCCATTACATCATCAAAACGGTGGAAGGCCCCAACGATTTTGCCTCAATGGAGGAGGTAATCCATCGACGCTACCGCCGCTTGCTCGACGAGGAACAAAGTCTGCCGCAGCTCATCGTGGTAGATGGTGGCAAAGGGCAGCTCTCGGCAGCCGTGAAGAGTCTGGAGGAACTTGGGTTACGTGGCGTCATCACCATTATCGGCATTGCCGAACGCCTCGAAGAGTTATATTATCCCGACGATCCTGTGCCACTGCATCTCGACAAGAAATCTGAAACGCTGCGCGTAATACAGCACCTACGCGACGAAGCCCATCGATTTGGCATAACGCACTATCGAAAACGCCATGAGAAAGGTGTGATAAAAACTGAGCTTGTGCAGATAAAAGGGATTGGCGAAAGCTACGCCCGCAAACTGCTGACACATTTTAAATCAGTAAAAAAAATAAAAGAAGCACCGCTTGAGGAAGTGCAGCAGGTAATTGGCAAAGCAAAAGGCGCAGTGGTGTACAACCATTTTGCAAAACAATAA